Proteins co-encoded in one Dreissena polymorpha isolate Duluth1 chromosome 12, UMN_Dpol_1.0, whole genome shotgun sequence genomic window:
- the LOC127852336 gene encoding zinc finger and SCAN domain-containing protein 20-like: MQKGVHHFFDLSAGDPTAARHGESRVLIPETQHVNAQQEITTDEIYNKKQMLTPGTSFDAYNRGMTHTFNGYAIYGEPFQRFDTEMTSLELHYAKLADCSLCKYLHQIMLSKFHENGRKQVQAFLELEYIRSLFGDVYQHSLQGRAVSESYVSIPQPFRMPPKYSNQMPVTINGPDSSVCDPNPAIGSMNSYSAGLLGRFASFDIQTKMQNGPNDHIRAINPEIISPTADTFSLPGITPEKSETTNKQEAKALNLSTKGTKPKTKSSTMPYPLSKVGGKMHYECKYCQKTFGQLSNLKVHLRTHTGEKPYVCAECGKGFAQLAHLQKHHLVHTGERPHQCGVCDKRFSSTSNLKTHLRLHSGDRPFQCRVCPAAFTQFVHLRLHKRLHTNERPFECMRCRRKYISGSGLKTHWKTGTCLQRVECA, from the coding sequence ATGCAAAAAGGTGTACATCATTTCTTTGACCTATCCGCTGGAGATCCCACAGCTGCTCGACATGGAGAGTCACGTGTTTTAATACCGGAAACGCAGCACGTGAATGCGCAACAAGAAATAACGACCGATGAAATTTATAACAAGAAACAAATGTTAACTCCAGGTACAAGTTTCGACGCATATAACCGCGGTATGACACATACCTTTAACGGGTATGCGATTTATGGCGAACCGTTTCAAAGATTTGACacggaaatgacgtcattagaaCTTCATTACGCGAAGCTCGCCGATTGTTCTCTCTGTAAATACCTTCACCAAATAATGCTGAGCAAGTTTCACGAAAATGGAAGAAAACAAGTTCAAGCATTTTTGGAATTAGAGTATATACGCTCACTGTTTGGTGACGTTTACCAACATTCACTGCAAGGAAGGGCAGTGTCTGAAAGCTATGTTTCCATTCCGCAACCATTCCGCATGCCGCCAAAATACTCTAATCAGATGCCAGTGACTATAAACGGACCTGATTCGAGCGTGTGCGATCCCAATCCGGCCATTGGATCAATGAACTCTTATTCTGCTGGACTATTAGGCCGCTTTGCTAGTTTCGATATCCAAACCAAAATGCAAAACGGACCAAACGATCACATACGGGCAATTAACCCGGAAATAATATCACCAACCGCTGATACATTTTCACTCCCCGGAATTACACCGGAAAAGAGCGAGACAACGAACAAACAAGAAGCAAAAGCGCTGAATCTCTCCACGAAAGGAACGAAGCCGAAAACGAAATCATCCACGATGCCCTACCCGTTATCTAAGGTCGGCGGGAAGATGCACTACGAGTGTAAATATTGCCAGAAGACCTTCGGACAGCTGTCTAACCTAAAGGTACACCTACGCACCCATACCGGAGAGAAACCTTACGTCTGTGCCGAATGCGGAAAAGGCTTCGCCCAGCTGGCGCATCTGCAAAAACATCACCTCGTGCACACAGGGGAGCGCCCCCATCAGTGCGGCGTCTGCGACAAGCGCTTCAGTTCCACATCGAACCTGAAGACACACTTGCGGCTCCACAGCGGCGACCGGCCGTTCCAGTGCCGGGTGTGCCCGGCGGCGTTCACGCAGTTCGTTCATCTGAGGCTTCACAAACGGCTGCACACGAATGAGCGGCCGTTTGAGTGCATGCGTTGCCGCCGGAAGTACATCAGCGGAAGTGGTCTCAAAACGCACTGGAAAACGGGCACATGTTTGCAACGTGTTGAATGCGCGTAA